One Rosa chinensis cultivar Old Blush chromosome 5, RchiOBHm-V2, whole genome shotgun sequence genomic region harbors:
- the LOC112202300 gene encoding nudix hydrolase 10 isoform X1, whose protein sequence is MSVSVNSSDQVCENGTAELLPATNDDHGGVIVDMKDAMEPQAFRALLRASIVQWRLQGKKGVWIKLPIELVNLVEMVVKEGFHYHHAEPHYLMLVYWIPETTNTIPANASHRVGVGAIILNDKNEMLVVQEKSGRLQGTGVWKIPTGIVDEGEDITVAAVREVKEETGIDAEFSEVLAFRQAHKKFFEKSDLFFVCMMRPLSFDIQKQDLEIEAAKWISLEEFAAQPVTQKHGLFKCIHELCLAKLALLPEPGGRRRMFPLKLAVFFTALCLSVFSNLVFIKEISGDATPSSPSANCVTCTTCQYPCPPAGGDPLYPPPPPSQTGEYPPPPPPPPPQQPSHQGKCPPGQYQCCQYPQGYSPPGPIPQYLTPPGTFGGGGGGYVPYPYNSASSSPLSVLLSVLVMMLFSSAVFL, encoded by the exons ATGTCGGTTTCCGTGAATTCATCGGACCAGgtctgtgagaatggaactgctGAGCTACTTCCTGCTACGAATGACGACCATGGAGGTGTTATTGTGGACATGAAGGATGCTATGGAGCCTCAGGCATTTCGTGCTTTGCTTAGAGCTTCAATAGTTCAATGGAGGCTACAG GGAAAGAAGGGAGTTTGGATAAAATTACCCATCGAACTTGTAAATCTTGTTGAAATGGTAGTTAAG GAAGGATTTCACTACCACCATGCTGAGCCACATTACCTCATGCTTGTTTATTGGATTCCTGAAACCACTAATACTATACCTGCAAATGCTTCACACCGAGTTGGTGTTGGTGCTATTATTTTGAATGATAAAAATGAG ATGCTTGTAGTCCAGGAAAAGAGTGGCAGGTTACAAGGAACAGGTGTGTGGAAAATCCCTACCGGTATAGTTGATGAG GGTGAGGATATTACTGTGGCAGCTGTAAGGGAAGTTAAAGAAGAAACAGGA ATTGACGCAGAGTTTTCAGAGGTATTAGCATTCAG GCAAGCACACAAGAAATTTTTTGAGAAGTCGGATCTGTTTTTTGTGTGCATGATGCGTCCTCTATCCTTTGACATCCAAAAGCAAGACCTAGAGATTGAGGCAGCTAAG TGGATTTCACTCGAGGAATTCGCAGCTCAACCAGTCACCCAAAAACATGGGCTCTTCAAGTGCATCCATGAACTTTGCTTGGCAAAA CTAGCTCTCTTACCAGAaccaggaggaagaagaagaatgtttCCTCTGAAACTCGCTGTGTTTTTCACAGCACTGTGTTTGTCTGTCTTCTCCAACCTTGTTTTCATCAAGGAGATCTCTGGAGACGCCACACCTTCTTCTCCTAGTGCTAATTGCGTCACTTGCACTACATGTCAGTACCCATGTCCTCCCGCAGGAGGGGACCCCTTATATCCCCCACCTCCACCATCACAAACCGGAGAGTAcccgccaccgccaccaccgCCACCGCCTCAACAGCCTAGTCATCAAGGAAAATGTCCCCCAGGTCAGTATCAGTGTTGCCAATACCCTCAGGGATACTCCCCTCCGGGCCCGATTCCTCAGTACCTCACCCCTCCAGGGACctttggaggaggaggaggaggatatgTGCCTTACCCTTACAATTCGGCTTCTTCGTCTCCTTTGTCAGTCTTGCTTTCAGTACTTGTGATGATGCTGTTCTCATCTGCTGTTTTCCTTTAA
- the LOC112202300 gene encoding nudix hydrolase 10 isoform X3, producing the protein MSVSVNSSDQVCENGTAELLPATNDDHGGVIVDMKDAMEPQAFRALLRASIVQWRLQGKKGVWIKLPIELVNLVEMVVKMLVVQEKSGRLQGTGVWKIPTGIVDEGEDITVAAVREVKEETGIDAEFSEVLAFRQAHKKFFEKSDLFFVCMMRPLSFDIQKQDLEIEAAKWISLEEFAAQPVTQKHGLFKCIHELCLAKLALLPEPGGRRRMFPLKLAVFFTALCLSVFSNLVFIKEISGDATPSSPSANCVTCTTCQYPCPPAGGDPLYPPPPPSQTGEYPPPPPPPPPQQPSHQGKCPPGQYQCCQYPQGYSPPGPIPQYLTPPGTFGGGGGGYVPYPYNSASSSPLSVLLSVLVMMLFSSAVFL; encoded by the exons ATGTCGGTTTCCGTGAATTCATCGGACCAGgtctgtgagaatggaactgctGAGCTACTTCCTGCTACGAATGACGACCATGGAGGTGTTATTGTGGACATGAAGGATGCTATGGAGCCTCAGGCATTTCGTGCTTTGCTTAGAGCTTCAATAGTTCAATGGAGGCTACAG GGAAAGAAGGGAGTTTGGATAAAATTACCCATCGAACTTGTAAATCTTGTTGAAATGGTAGTTAAG ATGCTTGTAGTCCAGGAAAAGAGTGGCAGGTTACAAGGAACAGGTGTGTGGAAAATCCCTACCGGTATAGTTGATGAG GGTGAGGATATTACTGTGGCAGCTGTAAGGGAAGTTAAAGAAGAAACAGGA ATTGACGCAGAGTTTTCAGAGGTATTAGCATTCAG GCAAGCACACAAGAAATTTTTTGAGAAGTCGGATCTGTTTTTTGTGTGCATGATGCGTCCTCTATCCTTTGACATCCAAAAGCAAGACCTAGAGATTGAGGCAGCTAAG TGGATTTCACTCGAGGAATTCGCAGCTCAACCAGTCACCCAAAAACATGGGCTCTTCAAGTGCATCCATGAACTTTGCTTGGCAAAA CTAGCTCTCTTACCAGAaccaggaggaagaagaagaatgtttCCTCTGAAACTCGCTGTGTTTTTCACAGCACTGTGTTTGTCTGTCTTCTCCAACCTTGTTTTCATCAAGGAGATCTCTGGAGACGCCACACCTTCTTCTCCTAGTGCTAATTGCGTCACTTGCACTACATGTCAGTACCCATGTCCTCCCGCAGGAGGGGACCCCTTATATCCCCCACCTCCACCATCACAAACCGGAGAGTAcccgccaccgccaccaccgCCACCGCCTCAACAGCCTAGTCATCAAGGAAAATGTCCCCCAGGTCAGTATCAGTGTTGCCAATACCCTCAGGGATACTCCCCTCCGGGCCCGATTCCTCAGTACCTCACCCCTCCAGGGACctttggaggaggaggaggaggatatgTGCCTTACCCTTACAATTCGGCTTCTTCGTCTCCTTTGTCAGTCTTGCTTTCAGTACTTGTGATGATGCTGTTCTCATCTGCTGTTTTCCTTTAA
- the LOC112202300 gene encoding uncharacterized protein LOC112202300 isoform X4, with translation MSVSVNSSDQVCENGTAELLPATNDDHGGVIVDMKDAMEPQAFRALLRASIVQWRLQGKKGVWIKLPIELVNLVEMVVKGEDITVAAVREVKEETGIDAEFSEVLAFRQAHKKFFEKSDLFFVCMMRPLSFDIQKQDLEIEAAKWISLEEFAAQPVTQKHGLFKCIHELCLAKLALLPEPGGRRRMFPLKLAVFFTALCLSVFSNLVFIKEISGDATPSSPSANCVTCTTCQYPCPPAGGDPLYPPPPPSQTGEYPPPPPPPPPQQPSHQGKCPPGQYQCCQYPQGYSPPGPIPQYLTPPGTFGGGGGGYVPYPYNSASSSPLSVLLSVLVMMLFSSAVFL, from the exons ATGTCGGTTTCCGTGAATTCATCGGACCAGgtctgtgagaatggaactgctGAGCTACTTCCTGCTACGAATGACGACCATGGAGGTGTTATTGTGGACATGAAGGATGCTATGGAGCCTCAGGCATTTCGTGCTTTGCTTAGAGCTTCAATAGTTCAATGGAGGCTACAG GGAAAGAAGGGAGTTTGGATAAAATTACCCATCGAACTTGTAAATCTTGTTGAAATGGTAGTTAAG GGTGAGGATATTACTGTGGCAGCTGTAAGGGAAGTTAAAGAAGAAACAGGA ATTGACGCAGAGTTTTCAGAGGTATTAGCATTCAG GCAAGCACACAAGAAATTTTTTGAGAAGTCGGATCTGTTTTTTGTGTGCATGATGCGTCCTCTATCCTTTGACATCCAAAAGCAAGACCTAGAGATTGAGGCAGCTAAG TGGATTTCACTCGAGGAATTCGCAGCTCAACCAGTCACCCAAAAACATGGGCTCTTCAAGTGCATCCATGAACTTTGCTTGGCAAAA CTAGCTCTCTTACCAGAaccaggaggaagaagaagaatgtttCCTCTGAAACTCGCTGTGTTTTTCACAGCACTGTGTTTGTCTGTCTTCTCCAACCTTGTTTTCATCAAGGAGATCTCTGGAGACGCCACACCTTCTTCTCCTAGTGCTAATTGCGTCACTTGCACTACATGTCAGTACCCATGTCCTCCCGCAGGAGGGGACCCCTTATATCCCCCACCTCCACCATCACAAACCGGAGAGTAcccgccaccgccaccaccgCCACCGCCTCAACAGCCTAGTCATCAAGGAAAATGTCCCCCAGGTCAGTATCAGTGTTGCCAATACCCTCAGGGATACTCCCCTCCGGGCCCGATTCCTCAGTACCTCACCCCTCCAGGGACctttggaggaggaggaggaggatatgTGCCTTACCCTTACAATTCGGCTTCTTCGTCTCCTTTGTCAGTCTTGCTTTCAGTACTTGTGATGATGCTGTTCTCATCTGCTGTTTTCCTTTAA
- the LOC112202300 gene encoding nudix hydrolase 10 isoform X2, whose protein sequence is MSVSVNSSDQVCENGTAELLPATNDDHGGVIVDMKDAMEPQAFRALLRASIVQWRLQGKKGVWIKLPIELVNLVEMVVKEGFHYHHAEPHYLMLVYWIPETTNTIPANASHRVGVGAIILNDKNEGEDITVAAVREVKEETGIDAEFSEVLAFRQAHKKFFEKSDLFFVCMMRPLSFDIQKQDLEIEAAKWISLEEFAAQPVTQKHGLFKCIHELCLAKLALLPEPGGRRRMFPLKLAVFFTALCLSVFSNLVFIKEISGDATPSSPSANCVTCTTCQYPCPPAGGDPLYPPPPPSQTGEYPPPPPPPPPQQPSHQGKCPPGQYQCCQYPQGYSPPGPIPQYLTPPGTFGGGGGGYVPYPYNSASSSPLSVLLSVLVMMLFSSAVFL, encoded by the exons ATGTCGGTTTCCGTGAATTCATCGGACCAGgtctgtgagaatggaactgctGAGCTACTTCCTGCTACGAATGACGACCATGGAGGTGTTATTGTGGACATGAAGGATGCTATGGAGCCTCAGGCATTTCGTGCTTTGCTTAGAGCTTCAATAGTTCAATGGAGGCTACAG GGAAAGAAGGGAGTTTGGATAAAATTACCCATCGAACTTGTAAATCTTGTTGAAATGGTAGTTAAG GAAGGATTTCACTACCACCATGCTGAGCCACATTACCTCATGCTTGTTTATTGGATTCCTGAAACCACTAATACTATACCTGCAAATGCTTCACACCGAGTTGGTGTTGGTGCTATTATTTTGAATGATAAAAATGAG GGTGAGGATATTACTGTGGCAGCTGTAAGGGAAGTTAAAGAAGAAACAGGA ATTGACGCAGAGTTTTCAGAGGTATTAGCATTCAG GCAAGCACACAAGAAATTTTTTGAGAAGTCGGATCTGTTTTTTGTGTGCATGATGCGTCCTCTATCCTTTGACATCCAAAAGCAAGACCTAGAGATTGAGGCAGCTAAG TGGATTTCACTCGAGGAATTCGCAGCTCAACCAGTCACCCAAAAACATGGGCTCTTCAAGTGCATCCATGAACTTTGCTTGGCAAAA CTAGCTCTCTTACCAGAaccaggaggaagaagaagaatgtttCCTCTGAAACTCGCTGTGTTTTTCACAGCACTGTGTTTGTCTGTCTTCTCCAACCTTGTTTTCATCAAGGAGATCTCTGGAGACGCCACACCTTCTTCTCCTAGTGCTAATTGCGTCACTTGCACTACATGTCAGTACCCATGTCCTCCCGCAGGAGGGGACCCCTTATATCCCCCACCTCCACCATCACAAACCGGAGAGTAcccgccaccgccaccaccgCCACCGCCTCAACAGCCTAGTCATCAAGGAAAATGTCCCCCAGGTCAGTATCAGTGTTGCCAATACCCTCAGGGATACTCCCCTCCGGGCCCGATTCCTCAGTACCTCACCCCTCCAGGGACctttggaggaggaggaggaggatatgTGCCTTACCCTTACAATTCGGCTTCTTCGTCTCCTTTGTCAGTCTTGCTTTCAGTACTTGTGATGATGCTGTTCTCATCTGCTGTTTTCCTTTAA
- the LOC112202300 gene encoding nudix hydrolase 10 isoform X5, which translates to MSVSVNSSDQVCENGTAELLPATNDDHGGVIVDMKDAMEPQAFRALLRASIVQWRLQGKKGVWIKLPIELVNLVEMVVKEGFHYHHAEPHYLMLVYWIPETTNTIPANASHRVGVGAIILNDKNEMLVVQEKSGRLQGTGVWKIPTGIVDEGEDITVAAVREVKEETGIDAEFSEVLAFRQAHKKFFEKSDLFFVCMMRPLSFDIQKQDLEIEAAKWISLEEFAAQPVTQKHGLFN; encoded by the exons ATGTCGGTTTCCGTGAATTCATCGGACCAGgtctgtgagaatggaactgctGAGCTACTTCCTGCTACGAATGACGACCATGGAGGTGTTATTGTGGACATGAAGGATGCTATGGAGCCTCAGGCATTTCGTGCTTTGCTTAGAGCTTCAATAGTTCAATGGAGGCTACAG GGAAAGAAGGGAGTTTGGATAAAATTACCCATCGAACTTGTAAATCTTGTTGAAATGGTAGTTAAG GAAGGATTTCACTACCACCATGCTGAGCCACATTACCTCATGCTTGTTTATTGGATTCCTGAAACCACTAATACTATACCTGCAAATGCTTCACACCGAGTTGGTGTTGGTGCTATTATTTTGAATGATAAAAATGAG ATGCTTGTAGTCCAGGAAAAGAGTGGCAGGTTACAAGGAACAGGTGTGTGGAAAATCCCTACCGGTATAGTTGATGAG GGTGAGGATATTACTGTGGCAGCTGTAAGGGAAGTTAAAGAAGAAACAGGA ATTGACGCAGAGTTTTCAGAGGTATTAGCATTCAG GCAAGCACACAAGAAATTTTTTGAGAAGTCGGATCTGTTTTTTGTGTGCATGATGCGTCCTCTATCCTTTGACATCCAAAAGCAAGACCTAGAGATTGAGGCAGCTAAG TGGATTTCACTCGAGGAATTCGCAGCTCAACCAGTCACCCAAAAACATGGGCTCTTCAA CTAG